tttatttcatgAGATATATTTTCGTGTTGCAATTATTTTTACTTGTCTCCATCAGTGTAGcatgtatatttgtgtgtttgcatgtgaTTAATCATGTGTGTGTCTGCTCGTTTACCCAAGGGGAGAAAGACAGAATGTGTGCAATGCTCGAGAGACAGAGCAAGCAGGTCTGAGGTCTTCTATGGTCAGAAGAGTCTTAAAATCAATGAGGTAAAATCAGAAATTCTTTCTAACATAATACAAAATCTGTTTGTGTATGTCTTTTTGGCTTTCCTACAATTActctttgattatattttttaaatgaggtatattttacaaataagtttgtatttttatcagattattttaaattctctataTTTGTATAGTTTGTGTTGTTTACATTCCAAGGGATCAGATGATATTGGCTACAGCCCTACCTCTGTGAAATGTTtctcaaattaaaagaaatatgtgaatgtgtgtgtgcacgcacaggCAGGAGCACGCACAGAGATAGATATGTATAGATGTTTATCTCCTGCCAAAACAATGACTGCATGATTCATCATATAGAAAATGTCAGCACTAATGATCATCTTCTAGATTACCATCATGGTGATCaaatagaatttcaaatatttatcaatttattcttctctttaaaaaaaatacatgtattatgCATAGCAAGATGAAATTTATCAAAAGTAGGagatattttctttatgttaTATTAACATTTGGGTGCTCTCTTTTACCCAGAAGTCTCATCTTTATCAAATGTATATGCCTACAAATGataattttctcaaaaatcaAATTGTTGCCACCCTTAAAGTCATTATGTTTCACTTGGGAAACAAACTGACAGCATTCAATACAATGAAATGCTGATAGAGAAGTAAGGAATAAGGAAACTGATTTCTTAAGATGgcaaagtgataaaaataaataaataaataaataaaaataggggtGAAATTCTACAGTCCTCAAGTGTAGGAGCCAGGAGAGAGGTTGGTATGACAAGAGTACTCAGCAGAGTTCTaaatccttttgatttttttttgattgaaAAAACATAGGTGGAGACATGAAAAGATACAGAATCCTTTTAAGAATGTGTGGAGAGATAACTGAGTTTAACAGAGCCAGGCTTCTCCCTGAGCTATTTTAGAAATTTAGGAGTTAAAGAGTCGATTTCTTGAGACACAAAGCAGAATCATTTGAATATGATATTGAAAATTGTGTTCATATAAGGTTAATGAGAAAATAATCCTTTAAATTATGAAGAGTCATCCGTAATAGGTAACACAAAAATTCATGACCTATAGGCTATactaaaatatgtaaatgtaCTCTAACCAAAGTTCAAGAGCCTAATTTCATGATAGTTCTCGTTTGAATTTGGACAATGAGGACTTTTCTAATAGGCAACACAGCTCTCTATTGTTAAATATGATGTTGTTCTGGGTCttgtaaaattttaatagaaaatgttgAGCTTACGAAAACCTATAGAAATATGTAAAggaaacaatagaaaacaaaagctAACTCAAACATCAGTCACATATTGAAGTTTGTGTTAACTTTAGAGAAATGTATCAAAGAATCTAACATAAAGTGtggatattttctaaaaatacaaatgaataatgtggtaaaaatttaagaattggcTTCAGAAAAACAATGTAATATGCATAATACTCAATATATCATACCTGCTCAAGAAACATGATTTTTGTcccatttcaaaagaaagaaaaggttttattttttttttgtcacactAGAATCTTCTCCAATACCCTTCTGTCACTTCTAAAATGTCATGATATGAGCAATAAACATTGTAATAGGAAGAAACACAGAGATAATCATAAATTTCAGGCAATACAATGCTTTAAACATGATTGACACGTGTTTATAAAAAATGATTGAcacatgtttataaaaataaatgccaattGATAGTTGAAAGAGGCTAGCCGACATATGTGAATTCTCTCGGAATTCTCCAATGACTTGGACTTTTTCACATCTATGCACTTATGACTACCTTCAGTGTTCAGTGACAGCGAGGAGCACAAGTGATAGGATTTGTGAATCAGAGGACATTTAGATTCAGCTATTGTAAAATGAAGAGTGGAAGCTCCTTTCTTCCTTACCAATCCCTCCAATGCCTATGTTGATGTGGTGGAACAAAATTTAGATTTACCTCTCTGCTTGACTGTAACTCATTCAGCTATCCTCTTAGAATAGGTCAAATTTACTGTGTAAATTATGTTTTAACAGAATATATTATTCtgttaatatattatatatattaatataatatataattatataatataatcagtaatatattaaccaaaaaaaataaaatctttccatgACTGAGTATGAGTATCTTTGTTCCCATCATTGCCTCATGGATGAGCTAAACACTGTGGAAGCAAATAACTGATTCCTGGATAGTTGGTTACTCTGGATAGTTTGTACCTTCCACACACTGTTTAAGAGACATGTCGTCCCTGAAACTGCAAGGCATTTGTAAGATAAAATGTGACACCTGTTAAAAAAGCCATGAGCCCAAGATGAAGCACAAAATCTTACCTTAGAGTGTTTGACATTCACATCTAGAATCTTCATTTGGGATGGTGAGGGAACCATGGAGCAAATATAGTTTCTAACTGTTAATGattcatatattttctgaaaagtCTGAAATATAGATAAGATTATTTcataagaagaaaagagaaagaatcaaagaagaaagcagaggaaggaaggaaggaaggaaggaaggaaggaaggaaggaaggaaggaaggaaggaaggagaaagagagagagagaaagaaagaaagaaagaaagaaagaaagaaagaaagaaagaaagaaagaaagaaagaaagaaagaaaggaaggaaggaaggaagaaagaaagaaagaaagaaagaaaaaaagaaagaaagaaagaaaggaaggaaggaaggaaggaaggaaggaaggaagaagagagggagggagggaaggaaggaaggaaggaaggaaggaaggaaggaaggaaggaactttCTAGGGAATAATGGaaagaacacaaaacaaaaatacaaatgaaatgcctgttttattatttacattatattatgTCATCAGATATATTAGTTCAATTAACTGTAGAATAATTTGTTCGATTAATATAGAATGAGACACAGCATTTAATATACAAcctgaatttcattttaaaggcACATAAATTGATCATGGAAActgacaaagaacaaaattatctCAGTTATGAGGCTTGTTTTTACTGTAATTCAAGATGTTCATGATGTTGTTTGATGCACATGAGTGAGATCATCTGACTGTGCCTGCCTGTGGTTTTCCCCACCCAGCACCCATGGTATATAAAAGGCAGGTGGCAGACAGTGACATCCAGACTCAAGACACCTTCATCCTGATCCTGAACTGAACACTCCACTCCTGACAGCATGAGCTGCTACTATGGAAACTACTATGGTGGGCTGGGCTATGGCTATGGTGGCCTAGGCTGTGGCTATGGCTGTGGCTATGGTGGCTGTGGCTATGGTGGCTATGGCTGTGGCTATGGTGGCTATGGTGGCTATGGTTATGGATGCTGCCGCCCACTCTGCTACAGAAGATGCTGGTCCTATGGCTTCTACTGAGAAATATCCTTAGCTGTTGAGCTTACTGGCTCTAACCTCCTGACTCTCTGGAAACATCTCCAACTTtcttcaaatgaaaatgtttgaaTGTCTTCAACAACATCAACTATATACTCAACTATctaagaaaagcaaatgaaatcagCATGCCTGTGTTGGTTCATTATTACCTCTTGGATTGTGATagtttggagaaaatattttcctttgataATTATCCTTAAAACACTATGTAAAATCTGATTGAATTTGATTCACAACTACTGTATAAAAAGGTACATATACTAAATAAATTGTTATTCACTGAAATCATGGCTTTGCTACATTTCTTCTAAATTGTCTCCATCAATATAGCAGGTATAATTGTGTATTTGCATGTGATTAGtcatgtgtgtgtttttgtttacCCAAGTTggggagagagagtgtgtgtgccCATGGAAGACAAAGCAAGCAGATCAGAGGTTTTCTATGGCCAACAGGGTCTTAAAATTAATAGGGTAAAATCATAAATTCTTTCTCATATCATACAAAATctgtttttctatgtttttttcatcttttatatacTCACTTTTTgcttatatgtttttaaaataggtaTTTTCTACAAATAAGTTAGTATTTTAtcagattatttaaaattctctataTTTGTATGCTTTGTATTGTTTACATTCTGAGGAGTCAGATGATATCAGCTGCAGATCTGcttctttgaaatgtttttcaaattaaaagaaatgtgtgtgtgtgcatgtgcatgtgcgtaAACAGAGCTGGATACATGCAGATGTATATCTCCTGCCTGAACAATGACTGCAGGCTTCATCATATTGAAAATGTCAGCACTAATGATTATCTTCTAGATTACCATCATAGCAATCAAATAGCATTTCAACGAATATCAATTTATTCATCTCATTAGAGAAATATGTATATTATGCATAGCAAGAAGAAATTTATCAAGAGTAGGAGATACTTTTTTATGTTGTATAACATTTGGGTGCTTTCTTTTTTACCCATAAGTCTcatctttatcaaatatatatgcCTACAAGTGataattttctcaaaaatcaAATTGTTGCCACCCTTAAAGTCATTATGTTTTACTTGGGAAACAAACTGACAGCATTCAATGCAATGAAATGCTGATAGAGAAGTAAGGAATAAGGAAATTGATTTCTTAAGATGGCAAAAATGTTGAAACGAAGGGTGAAATTTTACAGTCCTCAAGTGTAGGAGCCAGGAGAGAGGCTGGTATGACACAGAGCACCCAGCAGAATTCTaagtccatttttaatttttcttgattgGAAAAACATAGGTGGAGACATAAAAGACACAATCCTTGTAAGGATGTGTGCACAGATGACTGAGTTTAATAGAGCCAGGTTTCTATTTTTGAGCTATTTTAGAAATTTAGGAGTTAAAGAATCAATTTCTTGAGACACAAAGTAGAACCATTTGACTGGGATACTGAAAATTATGTTCACATCAAGTTAATAAGAAAATGATCATTTAAATTAAGAGGAGCCATCTGTAATAGTTAATACAAAAACTTATCTCCTATAGGCTATACCAAAATAGGTAAATGGACCTTAACCAAAATTCAAAGAGCCTAATATCATGATAATCCTTATCTGAATTTGGGCAATGTGATCTTTTCTAATAgaccaaaggaaacaaaatggcAACACAGCTCTCTATGGTGAAATATACTATTGTTCTGGGTCctctaaaattttaatagaaaatgttgAGCTTATGAAATCCTATAGGAATATGTAAAggaaacaacagaaaacaaaagctaATCCAAACATCAGTCACATATTTAAGTTTGTGTAAAATTTAGAGAAATGTATCAAAGAATCTAACTCAAGATCTAGTTATTTTCTAAAAGTGCAAATGAATAATGtggtaaaaatttaagaattagcTTCAGAAAAACAATGTGATATGCATAATACTCAATATATCATGCCTGCtcaagaaacattatttttttgttccatttcaaaggaaagaaaatttgttttatttttttttcttttgtaacacTAGGATTCTCTCCAATGACCTTTTGCCACTTCTAAAATGACATGATATGGACAACAAAACTTGCAATTTGAAGAAATACAGGGATAATAATAAATTTCACACAATACAATGTTTTAAATATGGTTGACACATGTTTATAACAATAAATGCCAATTGGTAGCTGAAAGAGGCTAGTAGACCTAAGTGAATTTCTCTCAGAATTCTCCAATGATCTGAATGAGAAGCATGGTAAAACACAGGTTTTTGAAATGTCTATACCTTCAGTATTTAGTGACAACAAAGTCTAGAACTGTCAGGATTTGTGAGTCAGAGGACATTTGTGTTCAGTAACAGCAAATTCAGAGCAGAAGCTCCTTCCTCCTTACCAATCCCTCCCATGTCTACGTTTAGAATAATGAAACATAATTTAGATTTATCTCTCTGCTTGACTCTAATTCATTGAGCTGTTCTTTTATAAAAAGTCTAATTTACTTTGtgtaaattacatttaaaaaatgtcagtaatatgttaacaaaaaaaaatattttcatgactaTCTTTGTTCCCAGAATCACTCCATGTATGAGCCAAATATTGTGGAAACAAACAACTGGTTTCTGGACAGTTTGGTCGCTCTGAGTAGTTTGTATCATCCACACACTTTTAAGAGACATGTCATCCCTGAACCTGCAAGGCACTTGTAGGACAAAATGTGACACCTGTTAAGAAAGCTATGAGCCCAATATGGAGCACACAACCTTACCTTAGAGTGTTTGACATCTGCATCTACAATGATCATTTGGGATGATGAAGGGAACCATGGAGCAAATATCATTTCTGTTAATGATCATGTATTTTCTGGAAAGTCTGAAATATGGATAAGAATAATTTactaagaagaaaagaagaaaaggaaagaaaacatttttttctattgaagaaTGGAAACAacacacaacaaaaataaaatgaatttcctGTTTTCATGATTTAGAGGATACTATATAATCAGATATATGTGTTCAATTAACTAAATATGGAATGGGATGCAGAATTCAAAATAGAACAAGAATCTCATTTTAAAGGCCAATAAATGGATCACAGAATCCTGATGTAGGAACAAAATTATCTCAGTTATGAGGCTTGGTTTTGCAATAATTCAAGATATTCATGACATTGTCTTGGTCACATTAGTGAGACAATATGACCAAGCATTACTTGTGGTTTTCCCCACCCAGCACTGAGGAGGTATAAAAGGCAGGTGGCAGACAGTGACATCCAGACTCAAGATACCTACAT
This window of the Ictidomys tridecemlineatus isolate mIctTri1 chromosome 3, mIctTri1.hap1, whole genome shotgun sequence genome carries:
- the LOC101961903 gene encoding keratin-associated protein 20-2; this encodes MSCYYGNYYGGLGYGYGGLGCGYGCGYGGCGYGGYGCGYGGYGGYGYGCCRPLCYRRCWSYGFY